In Candidatus Kerfeldbacteria bacterium, a single genomic region encodes these proteins:
- the tadA gene encoding Flp pilus assembly complex ATPase component TadA, whose amino-acid sequence MISNEEIKKILATSNVIPEDQLKQALQKNATEGGGIIEYLISKNIVSENVLYEAIGNYYKIPFIDLRRLSIRKDILTLIPETIVQTYQIVAFDQSETELKVGTTDPKNLQIIEFLKKKTGLRIKVHVTTPSSIKEVATQFHKGLSSEFKNITKGDVALKEGEENLQQLAQDLPIVRIVDTLLEYAIFEGASDIHIEPTDKDIMVRYRVDGVLREAMRLPKNLQPGVTARIKILSNLKIDEHRLPQDGRFKIATSEYKISFRVSIIPVFDGEKIVMRLLNESSKSLSLEQIGFQLKALEIVQANVLKPQGMLLVTGPTGSGKTTTLYTLMSLLNRPEVNISTIEDPVEYRMPRINQSQVNPKIGFTFAAGLRSLLRQDPNIIMVGEIRDNETAQIATHAALTGHLVLSTLHTNDAVTTLPRLEEMDVPRFLIASTTNVVIAQRLVRKICSGCIQSYTLSKKAILDLEKKFDLKAILKVLETQGIIQSAEVPIESLLFYKGKGCKQCGNSGYKGRVGIFEVLEITKKIAKMIVDHEPVPVILKASIDDGMLTMMQDGFIKAKNGVTSIEEILRATQE is encoded by the coding sequence ATGATATCAAACGAAGAAATTAAAAAGATACTCGCAACGTCGAACGTGATCCCCGAGGATCAGTTAAAACAGGCTTTGCAAAAAAATGCTACAGAGGGCGGCGGGATCATCGAGTATCTGATTAGTAAAAACATCGTTTCGGAAAACGTTTTATACGAAGCGATTGGAAATTATTATAAAATCCCTTTTATTGACCTGCGGCGGTTATCCATCCGGAAGGATATCTTGACATTGATTCCGGAGACAATTGTTCAAACGTACCAAATAGTCGCTTTTGATCAATCTGAAACAGAACTCAAAGTTGGTACTACCGACCCAAAAAATTTACAAATAATTGAATTTCTCAAAAAAAAGACAGGTCTTCGCATCAAGGTACACGTCACCACCCCCTCAAGCATCAAAGAAGTGGCCACTCAATTCCACAAAGGCCTTTCATCAGAGTTCAAAAACATTACCAAAGGGGACGTCGCCCTAAAAGAAGGTGAAGAAAATTTACAACAACTTGCACAAGACCTTCCTATTGTCCGAATTGTTGATACGCTGCTTGAGTATGCAATATTTGAAGGCGCGTCAGATATTCATATCGAACCAACCGATAAGGACATCATGGTTCGATATAGAGTTGATGGTGTGCTTCGTGAAGCGATGCGATTACCAAAAAATTTACAACCCGGTGTTACCGCTCGTATAAAAATATTATCAAACCTCAAAATTGATGAACACCGCCTTCCTCAAGACGGTCGATTTAAGATCGCCACGTCCGAATATAAAATATCATTTCGCGTTTCTATTATACCTGTCTTTGATGGCGAAAAAATCGTCATGCGTTTACTCAATGAATCGTCAAAATCACTTTCACTTGAGCAGATCGGCTTTCAGCTTAAGGCGCTGGAAATTGTTCAGGCCAATGTGCTAAAACCGCAAGGAATGCTCCTCGTCACCGGGCCAACCGGAAGCGGTAAAACGACAACGCTGTACACATTAATGTCACTGCTCAATCGACCAGAAGTAAACATTTCGACAATTGAAGATCCCGTCGAATACCGGATGCCTCGGATAAATCAAAGTCAAGTTAACCCAAAAATTGGATTTACCTTTGCTGCTGGATTGCGTTCACTCTTACGACAAGATCCGAATATTATTATGGTCGGAGAAATTCGCGACAACGAAACTGCGCAAATTGCAACTCATGCGGCGCTAACCGGACACTTAGTACTTTCTACTTTGCACACGAACGATGCTGTTACGACACTCCCCCGTCTCGAAGAAATGGACGTTCCACGGTTTTTAATTGCTTCTACAACCAACGTTGTTATTGCACAGCGACTTGTGAGAAAAATTTGCTCAGGGTGCATCCAAAGTTACACACTTTCAAAAAAGGCTATCTTGGATTTAGAAAAAAAGTTCGATTTAAAGGCTATTTTGAAAGTTTTGGAAACTCAGGGAATTATTCAGTCTGCTGAAGTTCCAATAGAATCCCTCCTTTTTTATAAAGGCAAGGGTTGCAAACAGTGTGGTAATAGCGGATATAAAGGACGCGTTGGAATTTTTGAGGTTTTAGAAATTACCAAAAAAATTGCTAAAATGATCGTTGATCATGAACCGGTTCCGGTTATTTTAAAAGCGTCGATTGATGATGGCATGTTAACTATGATGCAAGATGGATTTATAAAAGCAAAAAATGGAGTTACCTCGATTGAAGAAATATTAAGAGCCACCCAAGAATAA
- a CDS encoding type II secretion system F family protein has translation MAEYQYTARTPEGKLVKDRMRAKSTDALADDLKNKGLILTQAKEMRPGGGTNFFQSMMNSMSGVPIVDKIFFTQNLSIMVKTGFSLSQALKTLSAQTSNKKFKGIIDDIRSDVESGAALSNSLQRFPKVFPEIFVNMISAGEASGKLDEILITLTNQMKKDHQIVSKVRAALTYPSIVIFAMIVIGVVMMVTVVPQLLSVFDESTTELPVTTKILVAFSDLLKNYLLYVVGFVAVLAVAFLRFRKTKSGKKLIHATILKLPLISPVVKKVNLARFTRTLSSLLKTDIPIVQTMQIISKVLGNVHYSNAVLIASEQVKKGVSIVKTLENESKLFPPIVTQMISVGEESGTLDSITEEIADFYEEDVDQTLNTLSSVIEPILMLFIGGAVAFLALSVLQPMYGLVEAI, from the coding sequence ATGGCAGAATACCAATATACCGCCAGAACACCTGAAGGAAAACTAGTAAAAGACCGAATGCGAGCAAAAAGTACAGATGCGCTTGCAGACGATTTGAAAAATAAGGGTCTTATTCTTACTCAAGCCAAGGAAATGAGGCCAGGTGGAGGCACTAATTTTTTTCAGTCAATGATGAATTCAATGAGCGGTGTGCCAATAGTCGACAAAATATTTTTTACGCAAAACTTGTCGATTATGGTGAAAACTGGCTTTTCATTATCTCAAGCGCTAAAGACGCTTTCGGCACAAACATCAAATAAGAAATTTAAGGGCATCATTGATGATATTCGAAGCGACGTGGAGAGCGGCGCAGCTTTGTCAAACTCACTTCAGCGTTTTCCTAAAGTATTTCCCGAAATTTTTGTAAACATGATATCGGCTGGTGAAGCCAGCGGTAAGCTCGATGAAATATTAATTACGCTGACGAATCAAATGAAAAAAGATCATCAGATTGTCAGCAAAGTTCGCGCAGCACTGACGTATCCCTCTATAGTCATTTTTGCCATGATTGTGATCGGCGTAGTCATGATGGTTACCGTCGTCCCCCAGCTACTTTCAGTATTTGACGAGTCCACCACTGAATTGCCGGTGACTACAAAGATATTGGTTGCTTTTAGCGACCTGCTGAAAAATTATTTACTGTACGTAGTCGGCTTCGTCGCTGTTCTCGCAGTAGCATTTCTTCGCTTTCGCAAAACGAAGTCAGGGAAAAAATTAATTCATGCTACCATTTTGAAATTGCCGCTTATTTCTCCAGTGGTAAAAAAAGTTAATTTAGCCCGTTTTACTCGAACACTCAGCTCTTTGCTCAAAACTGATATTCCCATTGTTCAAACTATGCAGATTATTTCAAAAGTATTGGGCAATGTGCATTACAGCAATGCAGTACTCATCGCCTCAGAACAAGTGAAAAAAGGTGTTAGTATTGTAAAAACGTTAGAAAATGAATCAAAACTTTTTCCGCCAATTGTCACTCAAATGATTAGTGTCGGTGAGGAAAGCGGTACTCTGGATAGTATTACTGAAGAAATTGCTGATTTTTACGAAGAAGATGTGGATCAAACATTGAATACGCTTTCCAGTGTAATTGAACCTATTCTTATGCTTTTTATCGGAGGCGCTGTTGCTTTTCTAGCCTTATCAGTATTGCAACCTATGTATGGATTGGTCGAGGCGATTTAA
- the pilM gene encoding type IV pilus assembly protein PilM — translation MSIFNYNHFNNLIGLDISDSKIRFIQFRQSGKNKYRIISFSEKSIPQDLIRSGTVSNPDAVTKLLVSMVKEPDYGKLQSKFVNFSVPEKRSFVKVVTVPLVPSDELAGTVRWGIEQNIPVNINEVQYDWHVVKSSPSLAKDKMQCMVAVSPKNIIDGYADIVTRAGLVPICAENESVAISRSLINTKTNPDASIMIIDLGRSRTNIIIFHNDAVQFSSSIEVSGNEMTRAVAHKLSLSFEDAEKIKILYGLDYHKGRGQIKSVLEPLMAQLVNKLKEYVQYYSEYMLGKKSITQVLLTGNVGKLSGIQQYLAAQLNIPISIGDSYTNIRVLKSHDEHIAKLNTASYSTAIGLALKKIL, via the coding sequence ATGTCAATATTTAACTACAATCATTTCAATAACCTAATCGGATTAGATATTAGTGATTCTAAAATTCGCTTTATTCAATTTCGCCAAAGCGGGAAAAATAAATATCGAATTATAAGCTTCAGCGAAAAATCAATTCCTCAAGATTTAATTCGATCAGGTACGGTCAGTAACCCCGATGCAGTTACAAAACTTTTGGTTTCAATGGTAAAAGAGCCTGATTATGGAAAACTGCAGTCAAAATTTGTAAACTTCTCAGTTCCTGAAAAAAGATCATTTGTGAAGGTTGTTACCGTCCCGTTAGTACCATCTGATGAACTAGCGGGAACTGTTCGCTGGGGAATTGAACAAAACATTCCAGTTAATATCAACGAAGTCCAATACGATTGGCACGTCGTCAAAAGCTCACCGTCCCTCGCCAAAGATAAAATGCAGTGCATGGTTGCAGTCAGCCCAAAAAATATTATCGATGGCTACGCAGATATTGTTACCCGAGCTGGTTTGGTGCCCATTTGTGCAGAAAATGAATCTGTTGCAATTTCACGGTCTCTTATTAACACCAAAACAAATCCCGATGCGTCGATTATGATTATTGACCTTGGCAGAAGCCGAACTAATATTATTATATTTCACAATGACGCAGTTCAATTTTCATCATCGATTGAGGTAAGTGGAAATGAAATGACTCGAGCGGTTGCCCATAAATTATCTTTATCATTTGAAGATGCTGAAAAAATTAAAATACTATACGGCCTTGATTACCACAAAGGTCGCGGACAGATAAAATCTGTACTTGAACCACTCATGGCACAATTAGTCAACAAACTGAAGGAGTACGTCCAATATTACAGCGAGTACATGCTCGGGAAAAAATCGATAACGCAGGTTTTGCTTACTGGCAATGTAGGCAAATTATCAGGAATTCAGCAATATTTGGCTGCTCAATTAAACATTCCGATATCGATTGGCGACAGCTACACAAATATTCGCGTACTCAAGTCACACGATGAACACATTGCTAAACTTAACACGGCCTCTTATTCAACAGCGATTGGTCTGGCTTTGAAAAAAATACTATGA
- a CDS encoding PilN domain-containing protein, giving the protein MQKKQIQLEWYGFVSKNILFITVSVLAITSIVIIFSITLLDNQANNLDAQIEDERIIKEDGKLSTINDATATLNTTIERVRSIQKNYISWTDFLTTFSTLIPKDITINSISIVGKNQEINISGSAPTRESYQNLLKALESTPLLSNVQSPISNLVQRENITFAITAQITPEELYE; this is encoded by the coding sequence ATGCAGAAAAAGCAAATTCAGCTGGAATGGTATGGTTTTGTATCAAAAAACATACTATTTATTACGGTTAGCGTATTGGCGATCACCAGTATTGTCATAATATTTTCGATTACTTTATTAGATAATCAAGCAAATAATTTAGATGCCCAAATAGAAGATGAGCGTATCATTAAAGAAGATGGAAAGCTGTCAACCATCAACGATGCCACTGCAACGCTTAATACCACTATTGAACGTGTTCGCTCAATTCAGAAAAACTATATAAGTTGGACCGATTTTCTTACTACATTTTCAACACTTATTCCAAAGGATATTACTATCAATTCTATTTCGATTGTGGGGAAAAATCAGGAAATAAACATTTCAGGAAGCGCCCCTACTCGCGAGTCGTACCAAAATTTGTTAAAAGCATTGGAGTCAACCCCCCTGCTTTCAAATGTCCAATCTCCTATATCAAATCTTGTACAACGAGAAAATATAACTTTTGCCATCACCGCTCAAATAACGCCTGAGGAATTGTATGAATAA
- the pilO gene encoding type 4a pilus biogenesis protein PilO, which translates to MNKFLKYKQLLIFGGSASIVLIVTLVLFVIPQLHEISEAKTSIHDKRVQLEILKRERSNIEQTQRELSSIEENIKDLEKIFIDGEEVLNLISALETVAEDNGVEQELALLGEPTQNTFSMKLTISCTWAECLNYLSILEQLDQYVSLSDPLITRVNSRLTMSFNAYAYTK; encoded by the coding sequence ATGAATAAGTTTTTGAAGTACAAACAACTATTGATTTTTGGTGGCAGCGCATCAATTGTGTTGATAGTGACTTTAGTATTATTTGTTATTCCTCAGCTACACGAAATATCCGAAGCAAAAACGAGTATACATGACAAGCGCGTTCAGCTCGAAATTTTGAAACGAGAACGATCCAATATCGAACAAACGCAGCGAGAACTTTCGAGTATTGAAGAAAATATTAAAGACTTAGAAAAAATATTTATTGATGGGGAGGAAGTGCTTAATCTTATTTCCGCATTGGAAACAGTCGCTGAAGATAATGGCGTTGAACAAGAATTGGCATTACTCGGAGAACCAACACAAAATACATTTAGCATGAAATTAACTATTTCCTGCACGTGGGCTGAGTGTTTGAATTATTTATCAATCCTCGAGCAACTTGATCAGTATGTCAGCTTAAGCGATCCTCTCATAACGAGGGTTAATAGTCGCTTGACCATGAGTTTTAACGCGTATGCATATACCAAATAG
- the rpmA gene encoding 50S ribosomal protein L27, with product MAHVKGAGTTSLGRDSHGQRLGVKLFAGQKAQAGNIIIRQRGTKFRAGTNVRRGLDDTLYAEKTGVIAFSRRKIRRYNGKLVSAQFVSVKTA from the coding sequence ATGGCACACGTAAAAGGAGCAGGCACTACATCACTTGGTCGCGATAGTCACGGTCAACGCTTAGGGGTCAAATTATTTGCTGGCCAAAAAGCACAAGCCGGTAATATTATTATCCGACAACGCGGTACGAAATTTCGAGCTGGCACAAACGTACGACGCGGTCTCGATGACACGTTATATGCAGAAAAAACAGGCGTTATTGCATTTTCACGACGCAAAATTCGCCGATACAACGGTAAGTTAGTATCAGCGCAATTTGTGAGTGTGAAAACTGCTTAG
- a CDS encoding CTP synthase produces MTSTKTRYIFVTGGVVSGLGKGIAAASIGAILKACHYRVFSIKFDPYLNVDPGTMSPYQHGEVFVLDDGTETDLDLGHYERFFDENLSQLSNVTTGQIYQELLAEERKGKYLGKTIQIVPHITNKIKERAFIAAEKSKADFLIMEIGGTVGDIEGQPYLEAARQMRRELGSERVLFVHVALMPYLKTSHELKTKTIQMSVRELRSAGIMPDIILARSDYPVSKELTDKIAQFCDVPLEAVIPAPTIKSIYEVPVNLEKFNISGIIFKNFSMRPRRPDLQPWKTLVKKIKDGKHKLQLTMVGKYVEHGDAYISIMEALKASAAVQNARLKVDWADAEKLEQRDRKEWSKLKTADGIIIPGGFGSRGSEGKIAAAKYAREQKIPYLGLCLGMQIATIEFARNVVKLKGANSTEFDAKTPFPVIHIMPEQEKKMLKFEYGASMRLGSWDCKLVKGSHSYHAYGEERIAERHRHRYEFNNAFREQFEQAGLRIGGTSVDGLLVEIVELTDHPWFVGVQFHPEFKSRPLRPHPLFRDFVRACVKRERT; encoded by the coding sequence ATGACGTCAACTAAAACCCGCTACATTTTCGTTACTGGAGGCGTTGTCTCAGGCTTAGGCAAGGGTATTGCCGCGGCATCTATTGGCGCTATCCTGAAGGCTTGTCACTATCGGGTCTTTAGCATTAAGTTCGACCCGTACCTAAATGTTGACCCAGGTACGATGAGTCCGTATCAACATGGTGAGGTCTTTGTGCTCGATGATGGTACGGAAACCGACCTTGACCTTGGGCACTATGAGCGTTTTTTTGACGAAAACTTAAGTCAGCTGAGCAATGTCACGACGGGTCAAATATATCAAGAATTATTAGCTGAGGAGCGCAAAGGGAAGTATCTGGGTAAGACGATTCAGATTGTGCCTCATATTACGAATAAGATAAAAGAACGCGCCTTTATTGCTGCTGAAAAGTCAAAAGCTGATTTTTTGATAATGGAAATTGGCGGAACCGTGGGTGACATTGAGGGGCAGCCCTATCTTGAAGCGGCTCGCCAAATGCGGCGAGAATTGGGCAGCGAACGGGTATTATTCGTTCACGTAGCATTAATGCCGTATCTCAAGACTTCGCATGAATTGAAAACAAAAACAATTCAAATGTCGGTAAGAGAACTGCGAAGTGCTGGCATCATGCCCGATATTATTTTGGCACGATCTGATTATCCGGTATCAAAAGAGCTGACTGACAAGATTGCTCAATTCTGCGATGTACCGCTTGAGGCTGTCATTCCAGCCCCGACGATTAAGTCCATTTACGAAGTACCAGTAAATCTTGAAAAATTTAACATTTCTGGAATTATTTTCAAAAATTTTAGCATGCGTCCGCGCCGACCCGATCTTCAGCCGTGGAAAACGTTGGTAAAAAAAATTAAGGATGGTAAGCATAAACTACAACTGACCATGGTGGGCAAGTATGTGGAGCACGGTGACGCTTATATTAGCATTATGGAGGCCCTGAAGGCCTCTGCCGCAGTCCAAAATGCTCGTTTGAAGGTTGACTGGGCCGATGCGGAAAAACTGGAACAACGCGATCGGAAAGAGTGGAGTAAGCTTAAAACGGCTGATGGTATTATTATTCCTGGTGGTTTTGGCAGTCGTGGATCAGAGGGGAAAATCGCTGCCGCTAAATATGCCCGTGAACAAAAGATTCCATACCTTGGCTTGTGTCTTGGCATGCAAATCGCAACTATAGAATTTGCTCGAAATGTCGTGAAATTGAAGGGCGCCAACAGCACTGAATTTGATGCGAAAACCCCGTTTCCAGTCATTCACATTATGCCGGAACAGGAAAAAAAGATGCTTAAATTTGAGTATGGTGCCAGCATGCGTCTCGGCAGCTGGGATTGCAAGCTGGTAAAAGGATCGCATAGCTATCACGCGTACGGAGAGGAGCGTATTGCTGAGCGCCATCGTCATCGCTACGAATTTAATAACGCATTCCGAGAGCAATTTGAGCAAGCCGGATTACGGATTGGAGGGACTAGTGTAGATGGCCTGTTAGTCGAAATAGTTGAGTTAACTGACCATCCTTGGTTTGTGGGTGTGCAATTCCACCCTGAATTTAAGTCGCGTCCGTTACGTCCGCACCCGCTTTTCCGAGATTTTGTCAGAGCCTGCGTAAAGCGCGAACGTACCTAA
- the rplI gene encoding 50S ribosomal protein L9: MEVLFLSDVPGSGHRGEIKDVTEGYARNFLLPRRLATRVTDQSRRQYQLDLQKRQHQIERAAEDERTFVSNISGSTVQIRVKANDQGRLFQGIDRHSLAEAIYQQLKYRLKPDHIGLQKPIKEVGTYSIPIFIGSHQANLSVVIQT, encoded by the coding sequence ATGGAAGTGCTATTTTTATCAGACGTACCCGGGAGTGGCCATCGGGGTGAAATTAAGGATGTAACCGAGGGTTATGCACGTAACTTTTTACTGCCAAGGCGGCTTGCCACCAGGGTCACGGACCAGTCCCGTCGACAGTATCAGCTTGATCTACAAAAACGCCAGCATCAGATAGAGCGGGCGGCAGAAGATGAACGTACCTTTGTTTCAAATATTTCTGGTTCTACTGTTCAAATCCGGGTAAAGGCGAATGATCAGGGAAGGCTTTTCCAAGGAATTGATCGCCACTCATTAGCCGAAGCTATTTATCAGCAGCTGAAATACAGACTGAAACCAGATCACATAGGGCTACAAAAACCGATTAAAGAGGTAGGTACCTATAGTATTCCTATTTTCATTGGCTCGCACCAGGCTAATCTTTCGGTAGTTATACAAACATGA
- a CDS encoding acylphosphatase, with amino-acid sequence MRTVQLTLSGLVQGVTMRLTVQIYARQHGIVGWVKNMRNGTVAIMAQASAAEITQFIEWLRYEIPVGRDISVQVSETVAPQTFDGFKIL; translated from the coding sequence ATGCGTACTGTGCAGTTAACCCTTTCAGGTCTCGTTCAGGGGGTTACGATGCGGCTGACTGTCCAGATCTATGCCCGTCAGCATGGTATTGTTGGCTGGGTCAAGAATATGCGCAATGGTACGGTCGCTATCATGGCACAGGCATCAGCGGCAGAAATAACTCAATTTATTGAGTGGTTGAGATATGAAATTCCCGTTGGTCGGGATATCAGTGTTCAGGTCTCGGAGACGGTCGCTCCCCAGACGTTTGATGGTTTTAAAATTCTGTAG